The nucleotide sequence CCAAATCCACGCCTAGGGGTGGAAAAAGCGGACTTTGAGTGAACACCCTGCCTGATGCGCAGGGTGTTTTTTGTCTGTACTGGAACGCTAAGCAGCCTGCGGCACGGGATGGTGCAACAGATCGCTGACGTGCCAGAGGTGAGCGGTCAAGCCCAATGCCATCGCAGGGGATCGTGAACGGAACCGCCGCTGCAAACCAGGCACTTCCAGCGCGAGGGATTCGTGTGGCCGAACGAGATGGTAGTAAAGCCGAAACCATTCACAGTGCAGCAGTAAGTGACGCTCGCTTTGCGCATAGGACCATGTGCGCCGCGAGAGCGCCGCAACAGATTGACGAAAGTGAGGTTGACACGCTCAACGAACGCGGTCTGAATGAGCGGACGGAGCCCGACTTCGCGCAAACGAGCATACAGCTGCTGACGCTTGCCCCAGACCATCCGTGTATGCGTGAGGGTGGCATGGCGTTTGCCCTTGCGCTTGACCAACTGCCCATAATGCAGTTCATCGCTGGTTTGCCAGTGGTCGCTCCGCGCTTTGGGGGACGAAACCACCTGCCAAAGTGGGCGGTGAGCGCATAGAAATAACTGCGCAGTCCGTCAGTCGTTACAGCGGGAATACACTCAGGCAGAAGACGCGACTTGAAGTCATGGACGAGGGCGATGGCATCGTCCTTGGTGCGACCGCCCAGTTGAAGGGAAGGAATGGCTTTGCTGACCGGGTCGAAGGCGAGCCAAAGCCAAGCGGCAGATGCTGTTGCCCGGATGCGGGTATACAGTTCATCCATCTGCACAAGCATCAATCCGGGGTTCCGGAAGAGAAAATTGTGCCAACCCTGGCTGTGCCTCCCCATGAGTTCCAGCCAACGAGCAAGGGTGGCATCGGCATGACCGGTGAAGCGGACAAGCACGGACACATCCACCCCCTCAGCCAGAAACCACAGGACGAGTTCGACCCGTTTCGCGTCCGTTTTCAGAGAGTAGAGCGGCGTATTGACCCGGCTGGTAAAGACTTTGTGACATGCCTGGCACTTGAAACGCTGGATGCCGTTGTGCGTCCCGTAGCCAACCAGCGCGTGGATGGAGGGATCCGTGATGCCGTAATA is from Candidatus Flexicrinis proximus and encodes:
- a CDS encoding IS1 family transposase, coding for MVRSKTDIRSYAQRKSRRGRKRTVATHGFACPNACCDYYGITDPSIHALVGYGTHNGIQRFKCQACHKVFTSRVNTPLYSLKTDAKRVELVLWFLAEGVDVSVLVRFTGHADATLARWLELMGRHSQGWHNFLFRNPGLMLVQMDELYTRIRATASAAWLWLAFDPVSKAIPSLQLGGRTKDDAIALVHDFKSRLLPECIPAVTTDGLRSYFYALTAHFGRWFRPPKRGATTGKPAMNCIMGSWSSARANAMPPSRIHGWSGASVSSCMLVCAKSGSVRSFRPRSLSVSTSLSSICCGALAAHMVLCAKRASLTAAL